A region of Desulfovibrio sp. TomC DNA encodes the following proteins:
- a CDS encoding [Fe-Fe] hydrogenase large subunit C-terminal domain-containing protein, with the protein MLSHYPIYTIEAECQDCYRCLRQCPVKAIQVEGGRATVVPELCIACGQCVAACPSHAKQVRSDLFPVYKLLRSQRPAYVSLAPSWVTEFPDVSPESMIAALRKLGFSGVSETALGAQEVSAAVAGILSQGGPRLQLSTACPAAVDFIRGYMPELVPNLTPLLSPLLSHCRMLRRAYGQDIGVVFFGPCVAKKTESDNHPALLDAAMTFTDLHVMLREEHIRPEDLVPGPADMFMPHPAREGALYPVEGGMSDTIKAYAGNDQVCFTTLSGIATIESALQGMHNHVLPRPVFIEMLACVGGCVRGPCVSSRRPRLLDQLDVFDRAVHPGADLSVRQPSVSIAERKNPSPVDLPVYSEDQYTKVLRLIGKFAPEDEINCGGCGHESCRGLARAMLEGLAEPSMCVHFLRKRATRKANALLRCIPAGVVIANNKLQIIECNEHFARLFGEETLMAYEASPGMEGAALDKIVPFISLFRRSLETETDIHRDALRYDDRVFSVSIFTIEPRNVIGGIVFDVTGSELRRDEIATRAREIIRKNLETVQEIACRLGENMADTEILLRSLAEGFSSGAKRIGDKDMRGRRS; encoded by the coding sequence CTATACCATCGAAGCCGAGTGCCAGGACTGCTATCGCTGCCTGCGCCAATGCCCGGTCAAGGCCATCCAGGTGGAAGGGGGCCGGGCCACGGTTGTGCCGGAACTGTGCATTGCCTGCGGCCAGTGCGTGGCGGCCTGTCCGTCCCACGCCAAGCAGGTGCGCAGCGACCTGTTTCCCGTCTACAAGCTGCTTCGTTCCCAGCGCCCGGCCTACGTGTCCCTGGCCCCGTCGTGGGTGACGGAATTTCCCGACGTCTCCCCCGAATCCATGATTGCCGCCCTGCGAAAGCTCGGGTTTTCCGGGGTGTCGGAAACAGCCCTGGGCGCCCAGGAAGTCTCGGCCGCCGTGGCCGGCATCCTGTCCCAAGGCGGCCCGAGACTGCAGCTCTCCACCGCCTGCCCGGCGGCAGTGGATTTCATCCGCGGCTACATGCCCGAGCTGGTCCCCAACCTGACCCCGCTGCTTTCGCCCCTGCTGTCCCATTGCCGGATGCTGCGCCGCGCCTACGGCCAGGACATCGGGGTGGTCTTTTTTGGTCCCTGCGTGGCCAAGAAAACCGAATCCGACAACCATCCGGCCCTGCTTGACGCGGCCATGACCTTTACCGATCTGCATGTGATGTTGCGCGAGGAACATATCCGCCCGGAGGACCTCGTGCCCGGACCGGCCGACATGTTCATGCCCCATCCGGCCAGGGAAGGCGCGCTGTATCCTGTGGAAGGCGGCATGTCCGACACCATCAAGGCCTATGCCGGCAACGACCAGGTCTGCTTCACCACGCTGTCGGGCATCGCCACCATTGAATCCGCCCTGCAGGGCATGCACAACCATGTCTTGCCCCGTCCGGTGTTCATCGAGATGCTGGCCTGTGTTGGCGGCTGCGTGCGGGGGCCGTGCGTGTCCAGCCGTCGCCCCAGGCTCCTGGACCAGCTCGACGTCTTTGACCGGGCCGTCCACCCCGGGGCGGATCTGAGCGTGCGCCAGCCGTCGGTGTCCATTGCCGAACGCAAGAATCCCTCGCCGGTCGATCTGCCGGTCTACAGCGAGGACCAGTACACCAAGGTGCTGCGGCTTATCGGCAAGTTTGCCCCGGAAGACGAGATCAACTGCGGCGGCTGCGGCCACGAGTCCTGCCGGGGGCTGGCCCGGGCCATGCTGGAGGGCTTGGCCGAGCCGTCCATGTGCGTCCACTTTCTGCGCAAACGGGCCACCCGAAAAGCCAACGCCCTGTTGCGCTGCATCCCGGCCGGGGTGGTCATCGCCAACAACAAATTGCAGATCATCGAGTGCAACGAGCATTTCGCCCGGCTGTTTGGCGAGGAGACGCTCATGGCCTACGAGGCCAGTCCGGGCATGGAAGGCGCTGCCCTCGATAAGATCGTGCCGTTTATAAGCCTCTTTCGCCGGTCGCTCGAAACCGAGACCGACATCCACCGCGACGCCCTGCGCTACGACGACCGGGTGTTTAGCGTCAGCATCTTCACCATCGAACCGCGAAACGTCATTGGCGGCATCGTCTTTGACGTCACCGGATCTGAGCTTCGCCGCGACGAGATCGCCACCCGGGCCAGGGAGATCATCCGCAAGAATCTGGAAACCGTGCAGGAGATTGCCTGCCGCCTGGGTGAGAACATGGCCGACACCGAGATCCTGCTGCGCTCCCTGGCCGAGGGCTTCTCCAGCGGGGCCAAGCGCATTGGCGACAAGGACATGCGGGGTCGCCGGTCATGA
- a CDS encoding SpoIIE family protein phosphatase, translated as MTEDMFVEVEATQRNRYGEDICGDAFKTLRIADEGRVIAVLSDGLGHGVKASILSLMTATMALKYTAKDADIVRTAEVIMDALPVCQVRKISYATFTVVDIFSDGATRVVEMDNPPVILLRDGRNQNLDFEEVSSPRYNDRVIRVYDLTMQPGDRLIFTSDGITQAGLGSERMRLGWRVKGCREYVEETVAKDPNISARTLSQKILGQALRQEPFQRAYDDMTAAVIYFRRPRRAIVLTGPPYAAHRDKEFAEMLAEFPGRKVICGGTTANIVARELGRVIRDSLRGGGSGDIPPAADMEGVDLVTEGILTLTRVARLLEQDDAPREKNPAVELYNILVDSDSIEFVVGARINEAHQDPNLPIDLEIRRNIIKRICKVLEEKYLKETRMSVF; from the coding sequence ATGACCGAAGACATGTTTGTGGAAGTGGAGGCGACCCAGCGCAATCGCTATGGCGAGGACATCTGCGGCGACGCCTTCAAGACCTTGCGCATCGCCGACGAGGGGCGCGTCATCGCGGTCCTGTCCGACGGCCTAGGCCATGGCGTCAAGGCCAGCATCCTGTCGCTCATGACCGCCACCATGGCGCTTAAATATACGGCCAAGGACGCCGACATCGTGCGCACGGCCGAAGTCATCATGGACGCCTTGCCGGTGTGCCAGGTGCGAAAGATCAGCTACGCCACCTTCACCGTGGTCGACATCTTTTCCGACGGGGCCACCCGGGTGGTCGAGATGGACAACCCGCCGGTGATCCTGTTGCGCGACGGCCGCAACCAGAACCTGGACTTCGAGGAAGTGTCCTCGCCGCGCTACAACGACCGGGTCATCCGGGTCTACGATCTGACCATGCAACCCGGCGACCGGCTGATCTTCACCTCCGACGGCATCACCCAGGCCGGGCTTGGCTCGGAACGGATGCGCCTGGGCTGGCGCGTCAAGGGCTGCCGGGAGTATGTCGAAGAGACCGTGGCCAAGGACCCGAACATCTCGGCCCGCACCCTGTCCCAAAAGATTCTCGGCCAGGCCCTTCGCCAGGAACCGTTCCAGCGGGCCTACGACGACATGACGGCGGCGGTCATCTATTTTCGCCGGCCGCGTCGGGCCATCGTGCTCACCGGCCCGCCGTACGCCGCCCACCGCGACAAGGAATTCGCCGAGATGCTGGCCGAATTTCCCGGCCGCAAGGTTATCTGCGGCGGCACCACCGCCAATATCGTGGCCCGGGAACTTGGCCGGGTTATCCGCGACAGCCTGCGCGGCGGCGGATCGGGCGACATCCCGCCGGCCGCGGATATGGAAGGCGTGGATCTGGTCACCGAGGGCATCCTGACGCTGACGCGGGTGGCCCGGCTGCTCGAACAGGACGATGCGCCCCGGGAGAAAAATCCCGCCGTCGAACTCTATAATATCCTGGTCGACAGCGATTCCATTGAATTTGTCGTCGGCGCACGCATCAACGAAGCCCACCAGGACCCCAACCTGCCCATCGACCTGGAAATCCGGCGCAACATCATAAAGCGCATCTGCAAGGTTCTGGAAGAAAAGTACTTGAAAGAAACCCGGATGAGCGTTTTTTAG
- a CDS encoding tetratricopeptide repeat protein, producing the protein MACTGGKCLLTSKVRKLRETGMEAMASGDLDQAEALLRQSVELGETDGGLDVVTANSAYRLALTLHQSGQHDEAAAQFEKALTLARGRAGCGSKLYKTILGHFATALPSRAYPDRACAVGE; encoded by the coding sequence ATGGCTTGCACAGGTGGAAAATGCTTGCTCACCAGCAAGGTGCGCAAGCTTCGCGAAACAGGAATGGAGGCTATGGCCTCGGGTGATTTGGACCAGGCCGAGGCGCTGCTGCGCCAATCGGTGGAACTGGGCGAAACAGACGGCGGCCTGGACGTGGTGACCGCCAATTCAGCCTACCGGCTGGCGCTGACCCTGCACCAGTCCGGGCAGCACGACGAAGCCGCAGCACAGTTTGAAAAAGCGCTGACCCTGGCCCGGGGCCGGGCCGGTTGCGGCAGCAAACTCTATAAAACGATTCTTGGGCACTTCGCGACGGCCCTGCCGTCCCGGGCGTATCCCGATCGGGCTTGCGCCGTCGGGGAGTAA
- a CDS encoding flavodoxin, with translation MTKALVVFGSTTGNTESVAGYVARTLQSEGMLVDVHDAATVSADGLAEGYDLVLFGCSTWGDDEIELQENFVPLYDALEKAGLEGRAVAVFGCGDSSYTHFCGAVDAIAEKAEQLGAKVVGLPLKIDGDPDEAEAAGWARDVLQSAA, from the coding sequence ATGACCAAGGCGCTCGTTGTTTTCGGGTCCACCACCGGCAATACGGAATCCGTGGCCGGGTATGTGGCCCGGACGCTGCAAAGCGAAGGCATGCTGGTGGATGTGCACGATGCGGCCACGGTGTCGGCCGATGGATTGGCCGAGGGCTACGATTTGGTCCTGTTTGGCTGTTCCACCTGGGGCGATGACGAAATCGAACTCCAGGAAAACTTTGTGCCCCTTTACGATGCCCTGGAAAAAGCCGGCCTCGAAGGGCGCGCGGTGGCGGTTTTTGGTTGCGGCGACTCCAGCTACACGCACTTTTGCGGAGCCGTGGACGCCATAGCCGAAAAGGCCGAACAGCTCGGGGCCAAGGTCGTGGGGCTGCCGCTTAAAATCGACGGCGACCCGGACGAGGCCGAGGCTGCCGGCTGGGCCAGGGACGTGCTGCAAAGCGCGGCATAG
- a CDS encoding class IV adenylate cyclase yields the protein MARNIEIKARILNVAALASAVAALATAGPTVLTQDDTFFHCPSGRLKLRQLSPREGQLIFYQRPDTAGPKTSRYDISPTDAPADLRRTLGLALGECGRVRKARILYLCGRTRVHLDRVAGLGDFLELEVVLGETEDEAVGLAEAHQLMAALGIGPQDLVTGAYVDLLAAAGQDGRPL from the coding sequence ATGGCCCGCAATATCGAAATAAAAGCCCGCATTTTGAATGTAGCCGCCCTGGCATCGGCGGTGGCGGCTCTGGCGACGGCCGGCCCCACGGTGCTGACCCAGGACGACACGTTTTTCCATTGCCCAAGCGGCCGCCTCAAGCTGCGCCAGCTCTCGCCCAGGGAGGGCCAGCTGATCTTCTACCAGCGCCCGGACACGGCCGGTCCCAAGACCTCGCGCTACGACATCAGCCCGACCGACGCGCCGGCCGACCTGCGCCGCACCCTGGGGTTGGCCCTGGGGGAATGCGGCCGGGTGCGCAAAGCGCGCATCCTCTACCTGTGCGGCCGCACCCGGGTGCATCTGGACCGGGTGGCGGGACTGGGGGACTTTCTGGAACTGGAAGTGGTTCTGGGCGAGACGGAAGACGAGGCTGTCGGGCTGGCCGAGGCGCACCAGCTCATGGCCGCCCTGGGCATCGGCCCGCAGGATCTGGTGACCGGGGCCTATGTCGATCTGCTGGCAGCGGCCGGCCAGGACGGCCGGCCGCTGTAA
- a CDS encoding ABC-F family ATP-binding cassette domain-containing protein, whose translation MSVCIINLRGISKSFGIRQLFSGISLAVGERERIGLIGPNGSGKSTLLKIMAGLIGSDAGERTLRQGARLAYVSQQDAFEPGDTVAEIVTRAVAETFGPAEAEAGGRAAVVLGRLGFVDPTVSVESLSGGWRKRLSIARALVAEPDVLLLDEPTNHLDLRSILWLERFLSGALFAFVVVSHDRFFLENVANRTVELSPVYPEGVLAVDGPYSALLEAREAFLTAQGALERTLANKARREIEWLRRGPKARGTKAKARIDAAGTLMQNLAATRERNRATAKAAIDFSGTGRQTKRLVVAENLSRGYDGRTLFSGLDIVLSPGVRLGLVGPNGSGKSTLLRVLAGEERPDAGSVTSAPSLSIVTFDQKREQLDKDQTLRNAFAPDADSVIYRGQPVHVVTWAKRFALRPDQLDLPVGLLSGGEQARVLIARLMLRQADVLLLDEPTNDLDISTLEMLEESLVDFPGAVVLITHDRSLIDRVSTVLLGLDGAGGAEVYADYAQWEEDFLARERAEAREAKAQAKGKPKTDAPSKKLSFKEQREYDTIEATILAAETAVEAARLALEDPAIATDGHELARRLEVFQAAEAEVERLYMRWGELSAKLA comes from the coding sequence ATGAGCGTCTGCATTATCAACCTTCGCGGCATTTCCAAGTCTTTCGGCATCCGCCAGCTTTTTTCCGGCATTTCCCTGGCCGTAGGCGAGCGGGAACGCATCGGGCTTATTGGCCCAAACGGGTCGGGCAAGTCCACACTCCTTAAAATCATGGCCGGGCTGATCGGGTCCGACGCCGGGGAGCGCACCCTGCGCCAGGGGGCGCGGCTGGCTTATGTGTCCCAGCAGGACGCCTTCGAACCCGGGGACACCGTGGCCGAGATTGTCACCCGGGCCGTGGCCGAGACCTTCGGCCCGGCCGAAGCCGAGGCCGGCGGCCGGGCGGCCGTGGTCCTTGGCCGTCTGGGCTTTGTCGATCCCACGGTTTCGGTGGAGTCGCTTTCCGGCGGCTGGCGAAAGCGCCTGTCCATTGCCCGGGCTCTGGTTGCCGAACCCGATGTCCTGCTCCTGGACGAGCCGACCAACCATCTGGACCTGCGGTCGATTCTCTGGCTGGAACGCTTCCTGTCCGGGGCGCTGTTTGCCTTTGTGGTGGTCAGCCACGACCGGTTTTTTCTGGAAAACGTGGCCAACCGCACGGTGGAGTTGTCGCCGGTCTATCCCGAGGGCGTGTTGGCCGTGGATGGTCCCTACAGCGCGCTTCTGGAGGCCAGAGAGGCCTTTTTAACCGCCCAGGGAGCCTTGGAGCGCACCCTGGCCAACAAGGCGCGGCGCGAGATCGAATGGCTGCGGCGCGGTCCCAAGGCCCGGGGCACCAAGGCCAAGGCCCGCATCGACGCGGCCGGCACGCTCATGCAAAATCTCGCCGCCACCCGGGAGCGCAACCGGGCCACGGCCAAGGCGGCCATCGATTTTTCCGGCACCGGCCGCCAGACCAAACGGCTCGTCGTGGCCGAGAACCTGTCCCGGGGCTATGACGGCCGCACGCTTTTTTCCGGCCTGGACATTGTGCTGTCGCCCGGAGTGCGCCTGGGACTGGTCGGTCCCAACGGCTCGGGCAAGTCCACCTTGCTGCGGGTCCTGGCCGGGGAAGAACGTCCCGACGCCGGCAGCGTGACCAGCGCACCGAGCCTGTCGATCGTCACCTTCGACCAGAAGCGCGAACAGCTCGACAAGGACCAGACCCTGCGAAACGCCTTTGCCCCGGATGCCGACAGCGTCATCTACCGGGGCCAGCCGGTCCATGTGGTCACCTGGGCCAAGCGGTTCGCCCTGCGCCCGGACCAGCTCGATCTGCCGGTGGGCCTTTTGTCCGGCGGCGAGCAGGCCCGGGTGCTCATTGCCCGGCTCATGCTGCGCCAGGCCGATGTGCTGCTTCTGGATGAACCCACCAACGACCTGGACATCTCCACCTTGGAGATGCTGGAGGAAAGTCTGGTGGACTTCCCGGGCGCGGTGGTGCTCATCACCCACGACCGGTCGCTGATTGACCGGGTGTCCACGGTGCTCCTTGGCCTGGACGGGGCCGGCGGGGCCGAGGTCTATGCCGATTACGCCCAGTGGGAAGAGGATTTCCTGGCCCGGGAGCGGGCCGAGGCCCGGGAGGCCAAGGCCCAGGCCAAGGGCAAGCCCAAGACGGACGCGCCCTCAAAGAAGCTGAGTTTCAAGGAACAGCGGGAATACGACACGATCGAAGCGACCATCCTGGCGGCGGAAACCGCAGTCGAGGCCGCCAGGCTCGCCCTGGAAGATCCGGCCATCGCCACCGACGGCCACGAATTGGCCCGGCGTCTGGAGGTGTTCCAGGCCGCCGAAGCCGAAGTGGAGCGCCTGTACATGCGCTGGGGCGAACTCTCGGCCAAACTGGCCTGA
- a CDS encoding sensor histidine kinase, producing MKGTVRLVPILCLVFAGLALTVALSFFYTRQSVENLVVEQMRQTLAVQVRELGSRLSELRHDVRLWSHEKIFRLALGPGYLGQSARNASGERMARRLSHPSFEELLLIRADGIVAAASRPELVGIDLSNRQYLRQALAGELATETLLLGQISQRPTLVVAAPVVDDQGSVLGALALGLEVGEFGARLLEESRMGKEDGAAIVFQDVLLARSRTLSPKVLVAGLPLAAALDATAAGSFVRYQGPHRERLALAAHLPECGWDVVVTADASETMAPAARLAAVNGLVSLGVLALVALALYSLQKMVVRLRLSEARYRAVTGTSPVGIATFDAAGVLTYINARGLEILGEDAGQPGWEARFESRSGRPLPFEALPVAMAQRRKSPRFGKTLRYRQASGVVRILAVSAAPLSVASTGDAIGVVAAFEDVTKRKNAESRLALLNRELEGLVAERTRELAEKAAQLQQANTRLTELDTLKSSFFATVSHELRTPLTSILGFVRLIDKDFLAVCTPEAVEDPVLARKGQRIRRNLGIIMEEGQRLTRLVNDFLDMGKIEAGEVEWHDRTTPAAGLLARAADSGRGLFSGHGPVRFATDFSDDLPDVHVDGDRFVQVVLNLLSNAAKYTKQGQVTLSARRNTTGGLTVCVADTGPGIPPEQCSRVFEKFYQLDSPEQEPPHVRGTGLGLAISRHIVENYHGRIWVESALGQGSRFCFELAGAGSAPAGQDGI from the coding sequence ATGAAAGGGACCGTCCGGCTGGTTCCGATCCTGTGTCTCGTTTTTGCGGGTCTGGCTTTGACCGTGGCCCTGTCCTTTTTTTATACCCGCCAGTCTGTCGAAAACCTTGTCGTCGAGCAGATGCGCCAGACCTTGGCCGTCCAGGTCCGGGAACTCGGCAGCCGGCTCTCGGAACTGCGTCACGACGTGCGGCTCTGGAGTCATGAAAAGATTTTTCGACTGGCGCTGGGGCCGGGCTATCTGGGCCAGTCGGCCAGAAACGCCTCTGGCGAGCGGATGGCCCGTCGTCTGAGCCATCCTTCTTTTGAGGAGCTGCTGCTGATTCGTGCCGACGGCATTGTTGCGGCGGCCTCGCGTCCGGAGCTTGTCGGGATCGATCTGTCCAACCGGCAGTATCTCCGGCAGGCCCTGGCCGGCGAGTTGGCCACGGAAACCCTCCTGCTCGGCCAGATCAGCCAACGGCCCACGTTGGTGGTGGCTGCCCCGGTTGTGGACGATCAGGGCAGCGTGCTTGGGGCGCTGGCCCTGGGGCTGGAAGTCGGCGAGTTCGGGGCCAGGCTTCTGGAAGAATCACGAATGGGCAAGGAGGACGGGGCCGCCATTGTTTTCCAGGATGTGCTGCTGGCCCGATCCCGAACCCTTTCCCCCAAGGTCCTGGTGGCCGGGTTGCCTTTGGCTGCGGCCCTGGACGCCACCGCCGCCGGATCGTTTGTCCGCTACCAGGGACCGCACCGGGAACGTCTGGCCCTGGCCGCGCATCTGCCGGAATGCGGCTGGGACGTGGTCGTCACCGCCGACGCCAGCGAAACCATGGCTCCGGCCGCCCGGCTGGCGGCGGTCAACGGCCTGGTTTCGCTCGGGGTTCTGGCCTTGGTGGCCCTGGCTCTCTACTCCCTGCAAAAAATGGTGGTCCGCCTGCGCTTGTCCGAAGCCCGCTATCGGGCCGTCACCGGCACCAGCCCGGTCGGCATCGCCACCTTCGATGCCGCCGGCGTTCTCACCTACATCAATGCCCGGGGGCTGGAAATCCTGGGCGAAGACGCCGGACAGCCCGGCTGGGAAGCGCGTTTCGAGAGCCGTTCCGGCCGGCCGCTGCCTTTCGAGGCGTTGCCGGTGGCCATGGCCCAGCGCCGGAAATCCCCCCGTTTCGGCAAGACGCTGCGCTACCGCCAGGCCTCGGGAGTGGTGCGCATCCTGGCCGTGAGCGCCGCTCCCCTGTCTGTGGCCTCGACTGGCGACGCCATCGGCGTGGTGGCCGCTTTTGAGGACGTCACCAAACGCAAAAACGCCGAGAGCCGGCTGGCCCTGCTCAATCGGGAATTGGAAGGCCTTGTGGCCGAGCGGACCCGGGAGCTGGCGGAAAAGGCTGCCCAACTGCAACAGGCCAATACCCGGCTGACTGAACTCGATACGCTCAAATCCTCGTTTTTCGCCACGGTCTCCCACGAATTGCGCACCCCGCTCACCTCTATCCTGGGCTTTGTCAGACTCATCGATAAGGATTTTCTGGCCGTCTGCACCCCGGAAGCGGTCGAAGACCCGGTCCTGGCCAGGAAAGGCCAGCGTATCCGGCGCAACCTGGGCATTATCATGGAGGAGGGGCAACGCCTGACCCGGCTGGTCAACGACTTCCTGGATATGGGCAAGATCGAGGCCGGAGAGGTGGAGTGGCATGACCGCACGACACCGGCGGCCGGTTTGCTGGCCCGGGCCGCGGATTCGGGCCGGGGGCTTTTTTCGGGCCATGGTCCGGTCCGCTTTGCCACGGATTTCTCCGACGACTTGCCCGACGTCCATGTCGATGGCGACCGTTTTGTCCAGGTGGTGCTCAATTTGCTGAGCAATGCGGCCAAATATACCAAACAGGGGCAGGTGACCCTGTCGGCCCGGCGCAACACGACGGGCGGCCTTACGGTCTGTGTGGCCGATACCGGGCCGGGCATCCCGCCGGAGCAATGTTCCCGGGTCTTTGAAAAATTTTACCAGCTGGATTCCCCGGAGCAGGAACCGCCCCATGTGCGCGGCACAGGCCTGGGCCTGGCTATTTCCCGGCATATCGTGGAAAATTATCATGGTCGCATCTGGGTGGAGTCGGCGCTTGGCCAGGGAAGCCGTTTTTGTTTCGAGCTGGCAGGGGCCGGAAGCGCTCCCGCCGGGCAAGACGGCATTTGA
- a CDS encoding ABC transporter substrate-binding protein, with protein MNMRSRPGLLALAVVLWVLAPTGRPGGNLALAGPPLRVFVAQSYDADYIWCEHINQGLLEALAPLSPVVEFAYLDAKRQPDPESLARQTGHMVERIRQFAPDVVIAVDDPAQHYLVVPYLKDKPGPQVVFCGVNAPLANYGYPAANVSGIRERWHYRDAFALGKRILPAAKTVALIVEDSESGRYVVADLAEELAQNGPFALEVRHVDVVRTESEWRDKIKRYQDEVDILALGLYQSIRRDDGQGVVAPEALMAWTRENNRKPLLGFAGVAIRDGHLFGVLESGQEQGYLAGTMAAAIAAKGIAAGTLPVGLNDQGVVMLNLAAAARLGIDIPFEIIEAAGIVLP; from the coding sequence ATGAATATGCGGTCCAGGCCGGGGCTGCTGGCTCTTGCCGTCGTGCTGTGGGTCCTGGCGCCGACCGGTCGGCCAGGAGGAAACCTCGCCTTGGCCGGGCCGCCGCTTCGGGTGTTCGTGGCCCAGAGCTATGACGCCGACTATATCTGGTGTGAACACATCAACCAGGGGCTGCTCGAAGCCCTGGCTCCGCTGTCGCCGGTGGTGGAGTTCGCCTACCTCGACGCCAAACGCCAGCCCGATCCTGAGTCCCTGGCCCGGCAGACCGGGCACATGGTTGAACGCATCCGGCAGTTTGCCCCGGATGTGGTCATTGCCGTGGATGACCCCGCCCAGCACTATCTCGTTGTGCCCTATCTCAAGGACAAGCCAGGTCCCCAGGTCGTCTTTTGCGGCGTCAATGCCCCGCTTGCCAACTATGGCTACCCGGCGGCCAATGTCTCGGGCATCCGGGAGCGATGGCATTACCGGGATGCGTTCGCCCTGGGCAAACGCATCCTGCCGGCGGCCAAAACCGTGGCCCTGATCGTCGAGGATTCGGAATCGGGCCGCTACGTCGTGGCTGATCTGGCTGAGGAGCTGGCCCAAAACGGGCCGTTCGCCCTGGAGGTGCGCCACGTGGACGTGGTGCGCACCGAAAGCGAGTGGCGCGACAAAATCAAACGCTATCAGGACGAGGTCGATATCCTGGCCCTGGGCCTCTACCAGAGCATCCGCCGGGACGATGGCCAGGGCGTGGTTGCTCCCGAAGCGCTCATGGCCTGGACACGGGAAAACAACCGCAAGCCGTTGCTGGGTTTTGCCGGTGTGGCAATCCGGGACGGTCATCTGTTTGGCGTGCTGGAGTCCGGGCAGGAGCAGGGCTATCTGGCCGGGACCATGGCCGCCGCAATTGCCGCCAAGGGAATTGCGGCCGGGACCCTGCCGGTGGGCCTAAACGACCAGGGCGTCGTGATGCTCAACCTCGCCGCCGCTGCGCGTCTGGGGATCGACATCCCTTTTGAGATCATTGAAGCCGCCGGGATTGTGTTGCCATGA